A portion of the Pseudothermotoga sp. genome contains these proteins:
- a CDS encoding dicarboxylate/amino acid:cation symporter, with protein MKKFGLATRILIGLIIGVVVGLILQPAPNVARTYIKPFGDLFLNLIRMVIVPLVLASLVVGSASTENVRRLGRIGVKTIAYYLITTAIAIIIGLIIGNVLKPGAGLTLPSDAKVTPAKPPSITDVLLNLVPSNPFKALVDMNMLQIIVFAIFLGVGITILGEKGKPVLTFFDSLAEISYKIVGIVMLYAPIGVFALIVPVVATQGAKVLIPLLKLIVGLYIGLALHAGIVYSLLVKTLGKRSPGEFFKKASPAMLVAFTTCSSSATLPVTMEVTEKDLNVPKTVSSFVLPLGATINMDGTALYQGICALFVAQIFGINLGFAQQLTIILTATLASIGTAGVPGAGLIMLTMVLQSVGLPMEGIALIAGVDRILDMGRTCINVTGDIVGAVVIAESEKMKT; from the coding sequence GTGAAGAAGTTTGGGCTGGCAACGAGGATACTCATCGGTTTGATCATCGGAGTGGTCGTGGGTTTGATCTTGCAACCTGCTCCGAACGTTGCAAGAACTTACATCAAACCCTTCGGAGATCTGTTCTTAAACCTCATCAGGATGGTCATCGTTCCGTTGGTGCTGGCGTCTCTGGTCGTTGGAAGTGCGAGTACAGAGAACGTGAGGAGACTTGGAAGAATCGGAGTAAAAACGATCGCTTACTATCTCATCACAACAGCGATAGCCATCATCATCGGCTTGATCATTGGAAACGTGCTGAAGCCTGGAGCTGGTTTGACACTCCCGAGCGACGCTAAAGTGACCCCCGCAAAACCTCCTTCAATAACGGACGTGCTTTTGAACCTCGTTCCTTCAAATCCGTTCAAAGCACTGGTCGACATGAACATGCTTCAGATAATCGTCTTTGCGATCTTCCTAGGCGTTGGTATCACGATCCTTGGAGAAAAAGGTAAGCCAGTTCTGACGTTTTTCGATAGCTTGGCAGAGATCAGTTACAAGATCGTAGGTATCGTGATGTTGTACGCACCGATAGGCGTGTTCGCACTCATCGTACCGGTAGTCGCAACGCAGGGTGCCAAGGTGTTGATACCTCTATTGAAGCTCATCGTTGGTTTGTACATAGGTTTGGCGTTGCATGCAGGTATTGTGTACTCACTCTTGGTGAAAACCTTAGGAAAAAGAAGTCCTGGAGAGTTTTTCAAAAAAGCATCCCCAGCGATGCTCGTCGCTTTCACTACGTGCAGTAGTTCCGCAACTTTACCTGTCACGATGGAAGTGACCGAGAAGGATCTGAACGTTCCAAAAACTGTGAGCAGTTTCGTGTTGCCGCTCGGTGCGACCATAAACATGGATGGAACGGCGCTTTACCAAGGTATATGCGCCCTGTTCGTCGCACAGATATTCGGTATCAATCTGGGGTTTGCTCAACAACTAACGATCATTCTCACTGCGACTCTGGCCTCGATAGGGACAGCCGGCGTTCCAGGTGCCGGCTTGATCATGCTCACGATGGTGTTGCAATCCGTTGGCCTTCCAATGGAAGGTATCGCTTTGATCGCTGGTGTGGACAGGATACTCGACATGGGAAGAACGTGCATCAACGTTACTGGTGATATCGTCGGTGCCGTGGTGATCGCTGAAAGTGAAAAGATGAAAACGTAA
- a CDS encoding PhoPQ-activated pathogenicity-related family protein: MKKIFVCFLLVLISLAFPQELLDFVERYKEVSYKIVSEKITEGNFKLIHVILKSQTWRGFDWKHDVLIVVPPRTEFDKAGVLFITGDFDPTKARDVEDFLWVAEKFSAPFVVLGDVPNQPIFGLREDDLIAHTFVKYGETEDFTWPLLFPMTTAAVAAMDMAQQMLNVEKFFVTGPSKRGWTTWLTAVVDERVFAIAPIVFDNLNFPKQLEQQLKMYGEYSRSISPYVERGLPEYVNTEVGRKLLKMVDPYSYKERLTMPKYIVNATNDEYWTIYSANLYFFDLPGKNYLLYVPNNSHGIRNVPYVVENASAFFKLTLKDALPKVDFTIRNGTIQIEHNAMIKQVYLHRAVSDTTDFRKSLWFRFPVLPEEGVYSISVEPPVNRHVAYYAEVVVEVEGLTMSLCTPGVYK; encoded by the coding sequence ATGAAAAAAATATTTGTATGTTTCCTACTTGTACTGATCAGTCTTGCTTTTCCTCAAGAATTATTGGATTTTGTCGAAAGATACAAAGAGGTATCGTACAAGATCGTTTCCGAAAAAATCACCGAGGGCAATTTCAAACTCATACATGTGATTTTGAAGAGCCAAACGTGGCGAGGGTTCGATTGGAAACACGACGTATTGATCGTTGTCCCACCACGCACCGAATTCGATAAGGCTGGTGTGTTGTTCATCACGGGAGATTTCGATCCAACGAAGGCGAGGGATGTTGAAGATTTCCTCTGGGTCGCTGAGAAGTTCTCTGCACCTTTCGTGGTGCTCGGAGACGTTCCAAACCAACCCATCTTTGGTCTCAGAGAAGACGATTTGATCGCCCACACCTTTGTCAAATATGGCGAGACGGAAGACTTCACATGGCCACTCTTGTTCCCCATGACCACCGCGGCGGTAGCAGCGATGGATATGGCACAGCAAATGCTCAACGTTGAAAAGTTTTTCGTGACTGGTCCTTCGAAACGTGGTTGGACCACTTGGCTCACAGCGGTTGTGGATGAAAGGGTGTTCGCCATAGCCCCGATCGTCTTTGACAATCTGAATTTTCCAAAACAACTCGAACAGCAATTGAAAATGTACGGTGAGTACAGTAGAAGTATCTCACCTTACGTGGAAAGAGGTTTACCTGAGTACGTTAATACGGAAGTGGGACGAAAACTTCTGAAAATGGTTGATCCATACAGTTATAAGGAACGTTTGACGATGCCAAAGTATATTGTGAACGCCACGAACGATGAATACTGGACGATATACTCTGCAAATCTTTACTTTTTCGATTTACCCGGTAAGAATTATCTGTTGTATGTTCCCAACAATTCACACGGTATAAGGAACGTTCCTTACGTCGTTGAGAACGCTTCGGCGTTTTTCAAACTCACCTTGAAAGATGCTCTTCCAAAGGTTGATTTCACAATTCGCAATGGAACGATCCAAATAGAACACAATGCTATGATCAAGCAAGTATATTTGCACCGAGCTGTTTCAGACACGACAGATTTTAGAAAATCTTTATGGTTTAGATTCCCAGTCTTACCGGAAGAAGGTGTATACTCAATTTCGGTTGAGCCACCTGTCAACAGACATGTGGCATATTATGCAGAAGTCGTGGTTGAGGTGGAAGGTTTAACGATGAGCTTGTGTACACCGGGGGTATACAAATGA
- a CDS encoding amino acid racemase translates to MKKVAGIVGGMGSLSTVDFLKKVVEFTHAEKDQDHIRMIVDFNTSVPDRTAALLQGGEDPTPYLVDSVRRLEKAGADFALFICNTAHAFLERVQQQVNIPVLNLPKLAIEKLWETGVKEAWLAGTKGLIFSGVYQRAAQEVGFNLKIPQDDLQEQIMKVIYSVKAGRLETAESIWLEKVEPHFEGYVLLACTELPVVASSERLKLVDLNELWAKMIVEMCGGKLK, encoded by the coding sequence ATGAAAAAAGTAGCAGGCATCGTGGGAGGTATGGGTTCGTTATCCACGGTAGACTTTTTGAAAAAAGTGGTCGAATTCACTCATGCTGAGAAGGATCAAGATCACATACGCATGATCGTTGATTTCAACACTTCAGTTCCAGACAGAACGGCGGCGCTACTTCAAGGAGGAGAAGATCCCACGCCTTATTTGGTCGATTCTGTGAGAAGGTTAGAAAAAGCTGGAGCAGACTTCGCCCTTTTCATTTGTAACACCGCACACGCATTTTTAGAAAGAGTACAACAACAGGTGAACATACCCGTACTGAACCTACCAAAACTTGCAATAGAGAAACTCTGGGAAACTGGTGTAAAGGAAGCTTGGCTCGCTGGCACCAAAGGTCTCATATTCAGTGGTGTTTATCAAAGAGCAGCTCAAGAAGTTGGTTTTAATCTAAAGATCCCACAAGACGATCTGCAAGAACAAATCATGAAGGTCATCTATTCGGTGAAAGCGGGAAGGCTTGAAACTGCCGAGAGCATTTGGCTTGAAAAAGTGGAACCTCACTTTGAAGGTTATGTACTTTTGGCGTGCACGGAGCTTCCCGTGGTCGCTTCCAGCGAGAGGCTCAAACTTGTGGACCTCAACGAGTTGTGGGCAAAGATGATCGTGGAAATGTGCGGTGGGAAGTTGAAATAA
- a CDS encoding efflux RND transporter permease subunit yields MNIARQAAKRPVAIFMLLVAIAALGVIALRKLHLDLIPNLEYPYAAVFATYMGAGTEEVEQLVTEPLERIIATVPGVKSFTSVSQPGFCLILIEYEWGVDVLAASSRLERYLSLAQASLPEQVKPSVIEFDPSLLPVFVFSTEQEPERFVDQLKRLPDVAGVEILGKPNKRVLVQLDPEKVKQFQIDVSLVETFLSGNAIYPMGQLKDERGNVYPITVDGRFKDIDELRNAIVGFRGLTYQSAMSGQLPRLLVPVRLGQIASIQIVEEQIHGTVRVNGKTTNVVAIRKRSGANTVATVEQVKKLLKQLKVSYVSLVDQSLYTRRAIDNLLKNLLLGLVCAALVVALFVPDFFSTAIVSLSIPVSLIVAVVLMYFFKLNFDLLTLGGLTMAVGMLVDNAIVVFENIFRHKSEGVNYLDAAAIGTKEVFGAIFASTATTLIVFVPLLFTESFAATLFKYFAATLSLALAASLGVAGVLVPAGSKWVISKKIELFERFRLSYKNLLEKLLDKKLLVLPLISLLILLSAFFVMNRPRSFVPEFETNTLMLTVKCDEQAGYEKTSQIVSNLERFLLERQKKYNIENVYCEIGITSQFSQIVGGASEDRASLYVWLGGKKSEYATNKRALIAEIERFRIDGATIKVSDSDFMAELFGYPLTVVLRGKDMQTLMEEAERLQKALEQKNVGQLTIRGKATSETMLVGIDRPRTVFSGLVPGQIFMELQKRTLGQSIGVVPTKEGVLPVYLKTGEIQTIGDIEKITFNNVRGQEVPLEFLANIEKKETLSSISHMNGERVVYVDITGTNLSISKLTRIVEETIEELNLKVEHELSGQKTSMDTLFSEFRTVIIVAALLVYMLLAAQFESFVVPFIIFTSVPVAILALASTMWIFRYDLNLPVLVGTLTLVGTVVNNAIVMVSFVLQRAKQGRDEPFRNIVVESASLRLRPILMTTLTTILALVPVALSKAEGSELESPIAWTIILGLSVTTIFTLLVVPMLLELMLKRSYR; encoded by the coding sequence ATGAACATAGCCAGACAGGCTGCCAAAAGACCTGTAGCAATCTTTATGTTGCTCGTGGCCATCGCGGCTCTCGGTGTCATTGCCCTTCGAAAGCTCCACCTCGATTTGATCCCAAACCTTGAATATCCATATGCGGCCGTGTTTGCCACCTATATGGGTGCGGGAACTGAAGAGGTTGAACAACTCGTGACAGAACCGCTCGAACGCATCATCGCCACGGTTCCCGGTGTGAAGAGTTTTACATCTGTATCACAACCGGGCTTTTGCCTCATCTTGATCGAGTACGAATGGGGAGTGGACGTGCTGGCTGCCTCTTCGAGACTCGAAAGGTATTTGAGTCTCGCTCAGGCGAGCCTCCCAGAGCAGGTCAAGCCTTCCGTCATCGAGTTCGATCCCTCTTTGCTTCCTGTCTTTGTCTTCTCGACAGAACAAGAACCAGAAAGGTTCGTCGACCAACTCAAAAGGCTGCCCGACGTCGCGGGTGTCGAGATTCTGGGTAAGCCAAACAAGCGCGTTCTAGTTCAACTGGATCCAGAGAAGGTGAAACAGTTTCAGATAGATGTTTCGCTCGTTGAAACATTTCTATCTGGCAACGCGATTTATCCTATGGGCCAATTGAAAGATGAACGTGGAAATGTCTATCCCATCACCGTGGATGGACGGTTCAAAGATATAGACGAACTGCGCAACGCGATCGTTGGTTTCAGAGGACTGACTTACCAGTCAGCCATGAGTGGACAGCTTCCCAGACTGCTCGTGCCGGTCAGGCTGGGTCAGATAGCCTCCATACAGATCGTTGAAGAACAAATACACGGTACCGTGAGGGTGAATGGAAAAACCACCAATGTGGTGGCGATCAGAAAAAGATCGGGAGCGAACACGGTCGCAACCGTTGAACAAGTCAAGAAGTTGTTGAAGCAACTCAAAGTCTCTTACGTATCGCTCGTGGATCAATCCCTCTACACACGAAGGGCCATAGACAACTTGCTGAAAAACCTCCTGTTGGGACTCGTTTGCGCGGCTTTGGTAGTGGCACTGTTCGTTCCGGATTTCTTCAGCACGGCGATCGTTTCTCTCAGCATACCAGTTTCGCTGATCGTCGCTGTAGTCTTGATGTATTTCTTCAAGTTGAACTTCGATTTGCTCACGCTCGGTGGGCTCACGATGGCTGTCGGTATGCTCGTCGATAATGCGATCGTGGTCTTTGAGAACATTTTCAGACATAAAAGCGAGGGGGTCAACTATCTCGATGCGGCAGCTATCGGCACGAAGGAAGTCTTCGGAGCGATCTTCGCCTCAACAGCAACGACACTCATCGTTTTTGTACCACTGCTCTTTACGGAAAGTTTCGCTGCAACACTCTTCAAATATTTCGCTGCCACACTTTCACTTGCCCTAGCAGCTTCACTAGGCGTGGCTGGTGTACTCGTACCGGCTGGGTCGAAGTGGGTGATTTCAAAAAAGATAGAACTGTTCGAAAGGTTCAGACTCTCCTACAAAAATCTCCTTGAGAAACTTCTCGATAAAAAGCTCCTCGTTCTGCCGTTGATTTCTCTGCTCATCCTCCTCAGCGCCTTTTTCGTTATGAACAGACCGCGGAGCTTTGTCCCAGAGTTCGAAACGAATACGTTGATGCTCACCGTCAAATGCGATGAACAAGCCGGATATGAAAAGACCTCTCAGATCGTTTCGAATTTGGAAAGATTTCTACTCGAAAGGCAGAAGAAGTACAACATCGAGAACGTTTACTGCGAGATCGGTATAACGAGTCAGTTTTCACAGATAGTCGGAGGAGCGAGTGAAGATAGAGCGAGTTTGTATGTGTGGCTGGGTGGCAAAAAATCAGAGTACGCGACTAACAAACGAGCGTTGATCGCGGAGATAGAAAGATTTCGAATCGATGGAGCCACGATAAAGGTGAGTGACTCAGACTTCATGGCTGAACTGTTTGGTTATCCCCTCACAGTCGTGTTGAGAGGAAAAGATATGCAAACTCTCATGGAAGAAGCTGAAAGACTTCAGAAGGCGTTGGAACAAAAGAACGTGGGTCAACTGACGATCCGTGGCAAAGCAACTTCGGAAACGATGTTGGTCGGTATAGATCGACCGAGAACCGTGTTTTCTGGACTAGTACCTGGACAAATCTTCATGGAGTTGCAGAAACGTACTTTGGGTCAGTCCATCGGAGTTGTACCAACAAAAGAAGGTGTTTTGCCGGTTTATCTAAAAACTGGAGAAATCCAAACGATCGGAGATATTGAAAAAATCACCTTCAATAATGTCAGGGGTCAGGAAGTACCGCTGGAATTTCTGGCGAACATAGAGAAAAAAGAAACCCTCAGTTCCATCTCTCATATGAACGGTGAGCGTGTCGTTTATGTGGACATAACAGGGACGAATCTATCCATTTCTAAACTCACGAGGATCGTAGAAGAAACCATAGAAGAGTTGAACTTGAAGGTCGAGCATGAACTTTCAGGTCAGAAGACATCTATGGACACACTTTTCAGCGAGTTCAGAACGGTGATAATAGTTGCCGCACTTTTAGTTTACATGCTCTTAGCTGCGCAATTCGAATCCTTCGTGGTGCCGTTCATCATATTCACTTCTGTCCCTGTGGCGATCCTCGCGCTCGCATCCACAATGTGGATTTTTAGATACGATCTGAACCTACCTGTCCTCGTTGGAACACTGACACTGGTTGGAACAGTTGTGAACAATGCGATCGTGATGGTGAGCTTCGTTCTACAAAGGGCAAAACAAGGGAGAGATGAACCGTTCAGGAACATAGTGGTGGAATCTGCTTCGCTCAGACTCAGACCGATCCTCATGACGACGCTCACGACCATTTTGGCTCTCGTGCCCGTTGCACTGAGCAAAGCGGAAGGCTCAGAGCTCGAATCACCCATAGCTTGGACGATCATTCTCGGTCTCAGTGTCACTACCATCTTCACACTGTTAGTGGTTCCAATGCTGTTAGAACTTATGTTGAAGCGCTCATACCGTTGA
- a CDS encoding ABC transporter ATP-binding protein: protein MDEREQIGWRAADRKSIHERIFALRVRDLRVSYEELLVLDGLDLELERGELLAVLGPSGCGKTTLLRAILNLVPFSGKIEIGTSKLGYMPQRDTLFEWLNCIDNVALPLLLKGIDKEMARKTAMEHLRKVQLDDWAYNWIYELSGGMRQRVSLARALVTGAELLLMDEPFSSVDAQTRRSLQLLFSHLVAKEGISVLLVTHSVEEAVFLADKILLLTERPAKIRSTFYVPLPKPRGIETLSHQIYQKLVSEIYREIFSTV, encoded by the coding sequence GTGGATGAGAGAGAACAGATTGGTTGGCGAGCTGCAGATAGAAAAAGCATTCACGAACGAATTTTTGCCCTCCGAGTGAGAGATTTGAGAGTATCGTACGAAGAGCTTTTGGTTTTGGATGGCTTGGATTTGGAACTCGAGCGCGGCGAGCTTCTCGCCGTGCTCGGTCCTTCTGGTTGTGGCAAGACCACACTGTTGAGAGCCATACTGAACCTTGTCCCTTTTTCTGGAAAGATAGAAATTGGAACTAGCAAGCTTGGTTATATGCCACAGCGCGACACTCTATTTGAATGGCTGAACTGTATAGATAATGTGGCATTACCGTTGCTTTTGAAAGGTATTGACAAGGAAATGGCCAGAAAAACTGCCATGGAACATTTGCGGAAAGTTCAACTCGATGACTGGGCGTACAACTGGATATACGAACTTTCTGGAGGCATGAGGCAGAGAGTATCGCTGGCGCGCGCTCTAGTTACGGGAGCAGAACTTTTGTTGATGGATGAACCTTTCAGTTCGGTGGATGCACAAACTCGTAGAAGTTTGCAACTTTTGTTTTCCCATTTGGTGGCGAAGGAAGGAATAAGCGTTCTGCTGGTGACACACAGTGTAGAAGAAGCCGTGTTTTTGGCAGACAAGATTCTGTTGCTCACGGAAAGACCTGCAAAGATCAGAAGCACCTTCTATGTACCTTTGCCAAAACCAAGAGGTATAGAAACCCTCTCACACCAGATCTATCAAAAACTCGTTTCAGAGATCTACAGGGAGATCTTCTCAACGGTATGA